A genomic region of Solanum dulcamara chromosome 2, daSolDulc1.2, whole genome shotgun sequence contains the following coding sequences:
- the LOC129871971 gene encoding uncharacterized protein LOC129871971 gives MTLEDMLKKLMNDQAKLAANVRQYQITTQNLEKQVGKLASAQNSRLQMDLAYIHSLDYCTDHCCIKAVMRRRLRRKSTGTRAGGGRKKNEHSRRVFLNMPMFVKDIMANKSKLAEFETLVLTEECSSRILNKVKLPAKQKDPGSFMVHVTIGKYSNARGICELSSSINLMPRYILKKLVLEKPKSTTILLQLADHSVARPDGIIEDVLVQVGFLIFLVDIIVLDFEPDQEIPFILGRPFLAIGGALIDVAAGRLTMRSHDKVEVFDVYQALKLPAVYEELSTITVIDEEVEYQCTLAKEPLERVSMGQVIEEDMEAKELASVLDIPNVTMWKKNVEPLNRELGPSPKPYLEESPNMELKQLPTHLRYAFLGVNNTILVILSSALSEMQVIAALEVLKRHKKAIGWKMDDLHGISAAL, from the exons ATGACTTTGGAAGACATGCTTAAAAAACTCATGAATGACCAAGCTAAGCTAGCTGCAAATGTTCGTCAGTATCAAATCACTACTCAAAATTTAGAGAAGCAGGTGGGAAAGCTAGCAAGTGCTCAAAATTCTCGCCTACAA ATGGATTTAGCCTATATTCACTCATTGGATTACTGTACTGATCACTGCTGCATAAAAGCCGTCATGCGCCGAAGGTTGAGGAGGAAAAGTACAGGGACTAGAGCGGGAGGAGGGAGGAAGAAAAATGAACATAGTC GGAG GGTATTCCTAAATATGCCAATGTTTGTCAAAGATATTATGGCCAACAAGAGCAAGTTAGCTGAATTTGAAACATTGGTACTCACTGAAGaatgtagttcaagaatcttgaacaaagtTAAGCTTCCAGCTAAACAAAAAGATCCAGGTAGTTTCATGGTACATGTAACTATTGGTAAGTACAGTAATGCAAGAGGTATCTGTGAGCTAAGTTCtagtataaacttgatgccGAGATATATACTTAAGAAATTAGTTTTGGAAAAACCTAAATCAACCACCATTTTGTTACAATTAGCTGATCATTCTGTAGCTAGACCTGATGGTATTATTGAGGATGTGTTAGTTCAAGTGGGATTCCTCATCTTTCTTGTTGATATTattgtattagattttgagccgGACCAAGAGATTCCTTTTATCTTAGGGCGTCCGTTCTTAGCAATAGGAGGTGCACTTATTGATGTGGCTGCAGGTAGATTGACTATGAGATCACATGACAAAGTGGAGGTGTTTGATGTATATCAGGCACTGAAATTGCCTGCAGTCTATGAAGAGTTGTCTACTATAACTGTCATCGATGAAGAAGTAGAATATCAATGCACTTTAGCAAAAGAACCTTTGGAAAGAGTCTCAATGGGTCAAGTTATTGAAGAGGACATGGAAGCAAAAGAGCTAGCTAGTGTGCTTGACATTCCAAATGTCACCATGTGGAAAAAGAATGTGGAACCTTTGAACAGAGAATTAGGTCCTTCACCCAAGCCATATCTTGAAGAATCTCCTAACATGGAGTTGAAGCAACTGCCAACACATCTCAGGTATGCTTTTCTTGGAGTGAATAATACCATACTTGTAATTCTTTCGTCGGCTCTATCAGAGATGCAGGTCATAGCAGCACTTGAGGTATTAAAAAGGCACAAGAAAGCAATTGGATGGAAGATGGATGATCTCCATGGTATCAGCGCCGCTTTGTAA